The Mycetohabitans endofungorum genome contains a region encoding:
- a CDS encoding MetQ/NlpA family ABC transporter substrate-binding protein, with translation MLRRTLLKTLSIVAMAAALSNVARADPVLRVGTMSGPDAQIWAKVAKVAAKNGLKIKVIEFNDYVQPNAALDAGDLDANGFQHQPFLDSQIKQRGYKIVNVGLTYVSPMGFYSKKFKSLKDLPEGAKVGIQNDPSNGNRALLLLQKYGIIKLKAGAGVGGVNATPLDVIENPKKIKLVELDAAQMPRSLDDLAAAAINNNYAVGAGFSPIKDAIAIEDLKGPYANLIAVRVQDKNKPWVKKLVAAYESDDIRKFLETQFKGAILPAF, from the coding sequence ATGCTACGCAGAACACTACTGAAAACGCTGTCCATCGTCGCAATGGCAGCTGCATTGTCGAATGTTGCGCGAGCCGATCCGGTGCTGCGCGTGGGCACGATGAGCGGCCCGGACGCGCAGATCTGGGCGAAAGTGGCGAAGGTGGCGGCGAAGAACGGCTTGAAGATTAAAGTCATCGAATTCAATGACTACGTGCAGCCGAATGCCGCGCTTGATGCCGGCGACCTGGACGCGAACGGCTTCCAGCACCAGCCGTTCTTGGACAGCCAGATCAAGCAGCGCGGCTACAAGATTGTGAACGTGGGCCTAACCTATGTGTCGCCGATGGGCTTTTATTCGAAAAAGTTCAAGTCGTTGAAAGACCTGCCGGAAGGCGCCAAAGTCGGTATCCAGAACGATCCGTCCAACGGCAACCGCGCGCTGTTGCTGCTGCAGAAATACGGGATCATCAAGCTGAAGGCCGGTGCGGGCGTGGGCGGCGTGAACGCGACGCCGCTGGATGTGATTGAGAATCCAAAGAAGATCAAGCTGGTCGAGTTAGATGCCGCGCAGATGCCGCGCTCGCTCGATGATCTGGCTGCCGCAGCAATCAATAACAACTACGCGGTGGGCGCTGGCTTCTCGCCGATCAAGGATGCAATCGCGATCGAAGACCTGAAGGGGCCGTATGCGAACCTGATTGCCGTGCGCGTGCAGGACAAGAACAAGCCGTGGGTGAAGAAGCTGGTGGCCGCGTACGAGTCCGACGATATTCGCAAGTTCCTTGAGACGCAATTTAAGGGTGCGATCTTGCCCGCCTTCTAA
- the cydB gene encoding cytochrome d ubiquinol oxidase subunit II produces MFDYPTLKVIWWVLIGVLLLGFALTDGFDMGVGTLLPFIGKTDTERRVIINAIGPTWEGNQVWLITAGGAMFAAWPLVYAASFSGFYFAMLLVLFALFMRPVGFEYRAKRDDPRWRTSWDWALFAGSAIPALVFGVAFGNLLQGVPFCFDDDLRVSYHGGFFALLNPFAVLCGAVSVGMLVAHGAAFLRIKTEGAVARRASHVLRIASLITVVLFIMAGILVATRITGFEITRAAPLDALANPLLKRVAAAPGLWMANYIAYPWMMLAPALGIVAGVLALALASSRFTVVGFIMTGLLVTGVILTAGFSMFPFIMPSSLDPASSLTLWDSTSSHRTLGIMLIVVIVFVPLIMLYTSWVYRVMRGKVTEQGVQSNTHSMY; encoded by the coding sequence ATGTTTGACTATCCGACTTTGAAGGTCATTTGGTGGGTGCTAATCGGCGTCTTGCTGCTCGGCTTCGCGCTCACCGACGGCTTCGACATGGGTGTCGGTACACTGCTGCCGTTCATCGGCAAAACCGACACTGAACGCCGCGTGATCATCAACGCGATTGGCCCCACCTGGGAGGGCAACCAGGTGTGGCTGATCACGGCCGGCGGTGCAATGTTCGCCGCGTGGCCGCTAGTCTACGCCGCTTCCTTTTCCGGCTTCTATTTCGCGATGCTGCTGGTGTTGTTCGCGCTGTTCATGCGACCGGTCGGCTTCGAGTACCGCGCCAAGCGCGACGATCCGCGGTGGCGCACGAGCTGGGATTGGGCGTTGTTCGCCGGCAGCGCGATTCCGGCGCTGGTGTTCGGTGTCGCGTTTGGCAACCTGCTGCAAGGCGTGCCATTTTGCTTCGACGACGATCTGCGCGTGAGCTACCATGGCGGCTTCTTCGCGCTGCTGAACCCGTTCGCGGTGCTGTGCGGTGCGGTCAGCGTCGGCATGCTGGTCGCGCACGGCGCCGCGTTCCTGCGCATCAAGACCGAAGGGGCAGTAGCGCGCCGCGCGTCGCACGTGCTGCGCATCGCGTCGCTGATCACAGTCGTGCTGTTCATCATGGCCGGCATTCTTGTGGCCACCCGCATCACCGGCTTCGAAATCACCCGCGCGGCGCCGCTGGACGCGCTGGCCAACCCGCTGCTCAAGCGCGTGGCCGCCGCGCCCGGCCTGTGGATGGCCAACTACATCGCCTACCCATGGATGATGCTCGCACCGGCGCTAGGCATCGTGGCCGGCGTGCTCGCACTGGCGCTTGCCTCATCGCGCTTCACCGTGGTGGGCTTCATCATGACGGGGCTGCTGGTGACCGGTGTGATCCTGACCGCTGGCTTCTCGATGTTCCCATTCATCATGCCATCGTCGCTGGACCCGGCCAGCAGCCTGACGCTGTGGGACTCGACGTCGAGCCACCGCACGCTGGGCATCATGCTGATCGTGGTGATCGTGTTCGTGCCGCTGATTATGCTGTACACCAGCTGGGTCTATCGCGTGATGCGCGGCAAGGTCACCGAGCAAGGGGTGCAAAGCAACACGCACTCGATGTACTGA
- a CDS encoding COX15/CtaA family protein, protein MFVVELALIGAAVALLPLGWILLRVRSDRYRKLAWLTMFLTLDLVMFGGFTRLTDSGLGCPDWPGCYASSSPFAAHASIAAAYAAMPSGPVSVMKAWIEMTHRYFAMAIGLLIVLMTAIAWIRRWRGQPLPASPWWPTALLALVLVQGAFGAWTVTLKLQPVIVTTHLLLGLGLLAALGLFAARMTPAPQREPAASRGSVAALVALALLIAQIALGGWVSTNYAVLACPDFPTCNGQWVPPMDFAQGFHLWRALGLDANGEVITQDALVAIHWTHRTFAIIVIAYLLGWAWRIRRVKTLTRLADGVLAVVVLQFLTGLSNIVLQWPLPVAVAHNGGAAILLLLVVMLNWRIASSRAVAASSAESSPVTA, encoded by the coding sequence ATGTTTGTCGTTGAGCTTGCGTTGATCGGCGCGGCGGTCGCGCTGTTGCCTCTCGGCTGGATCCTGTTGCGGGTGCGCTCGGACCGCTATCGCAAGCTGGCCTGGCTGACGATGTTCCTGACGCTGGACCTCGTGATGTTCGGTGGCTTCACGCGCTTGACCGACTCGGGCCTGGGCTGTCCGGACTGGCCCGGCTGCTATGCCAGTTCGTCGCCGTTTGCTGCGCATGCGTCGATCGCCGCCGCGTATGCGGCGATGCCGAGCGGACCGGTCAGTGTGATGAAGGCCTGGATCGAGATGACCCACCGCTATTTTGCGATGGCGATTGGGCTGCTGATCGTGCTGATGACCGCCATCGCGTGGATCCGACGATGGCGTGGCCAGCCCTTGCCGGCTTCGCCGTGGTGGCCGACCGCGTTGCTGGCGCTGGTGCTGGTGCAGGGGGCATTCGGTGCGTGGACCGTGACGTTGAAGTTGCAGCCGGTGATCGTGACCACGCACTTGTTGCTTGGCCTTGGCTTGCTGGCGGCGCTCGGCCTGTTCGCGGCGCGCATGACGCCAGCACCGCAGCGGGAGCCGGCCGCCAGCCGCGGTTCCGTGGCCGCGCTCGTCGCGCTTGCACTATTGATCGCGCAGATCGCACTCGGTGGCTGGGTCAGCACGAATTATGCGGTGCTCGCGTGCCCCGATTTCCCGACCTGCAATGGGCAATGGGTGCCGCCAATGGACTTCGCGCAGGGATTCCACCTATGGCGGGCCCTCGGCCTGGATGCCAACGGCGAGGTGATCACGCAGGACGCGCTCGTGGCGATTCACTGGACCCACCGCACGTTCGCGATAATCGTCATTGCCTATCTGCTCGGATGGGCGTGGCGCATCCGGCGCGTGAAGACGCTGACACGGTTGGCCGATGGCGTGCTGGCGGTCGTCGTGCTGCAGTTTCTGACCGGCCTGTCCAACATCGTGCTGCAATGGCCGCTGCCCGTCGCTGTCGCGCACAACGGCGGCGCGGCAATCCTGCTGTTGCTGGTTGTCATGTTAAACTGGCGCATTGCCTCCAGCCGCGCCGTTGCCGCCTCGTCGGCGGAATCGAGCCCCGTCACCGCGTGA
- a CDS encoding twin transmembrane helix small protein encodes MGILVAIAFTLIIASMACALYFMMRDRGTTKRMVWSLATRVGLSISLFLFILFAHWMGWIESTGIPYGR; translated from the coding sequence ATGGGTATCCTTGTTGCCATCGCGTTCACACTGATTATTGCCAGTATGGCGTGCGCACTCTATTTCATGATGCGCGACCGCGGCACCACCAAACGGATGGTGTGGTCGCTCGCGACGCGCGTTGGCTTATCCATCTCACTGTTCCTGTTCATCCTATTCGCGCACTGGATGGGTTGGATAGAGTCGACCGGCATTCCGTACGGACGATAA
- the cydX gene encoding cytochrome bd-I oxidase subunit CydX, with amino-acid sequence MWYFSWILGIGVALAFGVINAMWLESHRDAQRLTEPNAKK; translated from the coding sequence ATGTGGTATTTCAGCTGGATATTGGGTATTGGCGTCGCACTCGCGTTCGGCGTCATCAACGCGATGTGGCTCGAGTCGCATCGCGACGCACAAAGACTGACAGAGCCTAACGCGAAGAAATAA
- a CDS encoding SCO family protein: protein MVGTALALVGCGDKPAFMNVDITGASQFGTDFALADTNGHVRTLADFKGKVVVLFFGYLHCPDVCPTTMAELAQAMQQLGDQAKRVQVLFVTLDPKRDSAPLLAQYVAAFNPSFIGLRPANDVQLSKVTKSFRVYYAKEPGKDGADYMVDHTAASYVFDPAGKLRLFARDGQGSMPWVHDIKLLLD, encoded by the coding sequence ATGGTCGGCACGGCGCTCGCATTGGTTGGCTGCGGCGACAAGCCGGCGTTCATGAACGTCGACATCACTGGCGCGAGCCAGTTCGGCACCGACTTCGCGCTTGCCGATACCAACGGCCACGTACGTACACTGGCCGATTTCAAAGGCAAGGTGGTGGTGCTGTTCTTCGGCTACCTGCACTGCCCAGATGTGTGTCCGACGACGATGGCCGAACTTGCACAAGCGATGCAGCAATTGGGCGACCAGGCAAAACGCGTGCAGGTGCTGTTCGTCACGCTTGACCCGAAACGCGACAGTGCACCGTTGCTCGCACAGTACGTTGCGGCGTTCAACCCGTCGTTCATCGGCCTGCGGCCTGCCAACGACGTGCAGCTGTCGAAGGTGACCAAGTCGTTTCGCGTGTACTACGCGAAAGAGCCGGGCAAGGATGGTGCCGATTACATGGTGGATCACACTGCCGCGAGCTACGTGTTCGATCCCGCCGGCAAGCTGCGGCTGTTCGCGCGCGACGGCCAGGGTTCGATGCCGTGGGTGCACGATATCAAGTTGTTGCTCGACTAG
- a CDS encoding cytochrome c oxidase subunit 3, whose translation MSGQNESPYYFIPNPSQHPIAAAAGLLVMLGSLAGWINGVSLAPLTFALGLAWLLFVLWHWFGDSIGESEIGMYGKRVDTSYRWSMSWFIFSEVMFFGAFFGALFYARQFALHDLGNLDAKLIWPDFAAVWPNNGPSNLVAHFKSMQPWPIPTINTALLLTSGATLTVAHHALRDDHRNKAIVWLAATVLLGVIFLFMQGYEYFHAYNELNLKLTSGVYGSTFFLLTGFHGFHVTMGALMLAVVLVRLIRGHFKPDHHFAFEGAAWYWHFVDVVWLGLYVVVYWL comes from the coding sequence ATGAGCGGACAAAACGAGAGCCCGTATTACTTCATACCCAATCCGTCGCAGCATCCGATCGCCGCGGCAGCGGGCTTGCTGGTCATGCTTGGCTCGCTCGCCGGCTGGATTAACGGCGTGTCGCTCGCGCCACTCACGTTTGCACTCGGTCTCGCGTGGTTGTTATTTGTGCTGTGGCACTGGTTCGGCGATTCGATCGGTGAGTCCGAGATCGGGATGTACGGCAAGCGCGTCGATACGTCGTATCGGTGGAGCATGAGCTGGTTTATCTTCTCCGAAGTGATGTTCTTTGGCGCGTTCTTTGGCGCGTTGTTTTATGCGCGGCAGTTCGCGTTGCACGACCTGGGTAATCTCGATGCGAAGTTGATATGGCCTGACTTTGCCGCAGTGTGGCCGAACAACGGCCCGTCCAATCTGGTCGCGCATTTCAAGTCGATGCAGCCGTGGCCCATTCCGACGATCAATACCGCATTGCTGCTAACGTCGGGCGCGACGCTAACGGTTGCGCACCATGCGTTGCGCGACGATCATCGTAACAAGGCGATTGTGTGGCTGGCCGCGACGGTGTTGCTCGGCGTGATTTTCCTATTCATGCAGGGATATGAGTATTTTCACGCGTACAACGAACTGAACCTGAAGTTGACCTCCGGTGTCTACGGCTCGACGTTCTTTTTGTTGACTGGGTTTCACGGTTTTCACGTGACGATGGGCGCGTTGATGCTGGCCGTTGTGCTGGTGCGACTGATCCGTGGACACTTCAAGCCCGATCATCACTTCGCGTTTGAAGGCGCCGCATGGTATTGGCACTTCGTTGACGTCGTCTGGCTTGGACTGTATGTGGTTGTTTACTGGTTGTGA
- the cyoE gene encoding heme o synthase: MDSTTLRHSSGSRIAQYFALTKPRVTQLAVFCAVIGMFLSTPGMVPWQKLVGGTIGIWLFAGAAFAINCLVEQRIDAMMRRTAWRPSARGEITPAQILTFSAVLGGLGMGTLYTFTNALTMWLTFATFIGYAVIYTILLKPATPQNIVIGGASGAMPPALGWAAVQGTVPGDAWILVLIIFVWTPPHFWALALYRRQDYESAKLPMLPVTHGVHFTALHILLYTLVLFAVTLMPFVSDMSGVLYLASAVVLGVLFLSYAWKMYRDYSDEIARKTFRYSIVYLSLLFVALLIDHYARGWIGF, encoded by the coding sequence ATGGACAGTACAACGCTTCGTCACTCGTCCGGCAGCCGCATCGCACAATATTTTGCGTTGACCAAGCCGCGTGTCACCCAGCTCGCCGTGTTCTGCGCGGTGATCGGCATGTTCCTGTCCACGCCCGGCATGGTGCCGTGGCAGAAATTGGTTGGCGGCACGATCGGCATCTGGCTGTTCGCCGGCGCGGCGTTTGCGATCAATTGCCTGGTTGAGCAGCGTATCGACGCGATGATGCGGCGTACCGCGTGGCGTCCGTCGGCGCGCGGCGAGATCACACCGGCGCAGATTCTGACTTTTTCCGCGGTGCTCGGTGGGCTGGGCATGGGGACGCTGTACACGTTCACGAACGCGTTGACGATGTGGTTGACGTTCGCGACGTTTATTGGTTACGCGGTCATCTATACAATCCTGCTGAAGCCGGCTACGCCGCAGAACATCGTGATCGGCGGCGCCTCGGGCGCGATGCCGCCTGCGCTGGGTTGGGCGGCAGTGCAGGGCACGGTGCCGGGCGACGCGTGGATCCTCGTGCTGATCATCTTTGTATGGACGCCACCGCATTTCTGGGCGCTGGCGCTGTATCGTCGCCAGGACTACGAGAGCGCGAAGTTGCCGATGCTGCCCGTTACCCATGGCGTGCACTTCACTGCGCTGCATATCCTGTTGTACACGCTCGTGTTGTTCGCCGTCACGCTGATGCCATTCGTGTCAGACATGAGCGGGGTGCTGTACCTCGCCAGCGCGGTCGTGCTCGGCGTACTGTTTCTGAGCTATGCATGGAAGATGTATCGCGACTATTCGGACGAGATTGCGCGCAAGACATTTCGGTATTCGATCGTCTATTTGTCGCTGTTGTTCGTTGCATTGCTGATCGATCACTACGCGCGCGGTTGGATCGGCTTCTGA
- a CDS encoding SURF1 family protein yields MKIRFWPALAVLIVIAVTVRLGFWQRDRAHQKEALQARIERFEHATPISLDGRRWALADIEFHRVVVRGRFVPDATVYLDNRLYNDQPGFYVVTPLKLAAGGYVLVNRGWLPRNAQQRSVIAPYRTPSGEVTIEGVARADASRAFELGRGGAAPHQSIRQNLDVGSYAAETGLPLEPFVLQQTNDTADGLVRDWPAPDTGVERNYGYMVQWWGMALAALAFGLYAARRAARGGNDAQA; encoded by the coding sequence CTGAAAATCCGCTTTTGGCCAGCGTTGGCGGTGCTGATCGTTATCGCGGTGACCGTCCGGCTCGGATTCTGGCAGCGTGACCGTGCACACCAGAAAGAGGCGCTGCAGGCGCGTATCGAGCGGTTCGAGCATGCGACCCCGATATCGCTGGATGGTCGTAGATGGGCGCTGGCGGACATCGAGTTCCACCGCGTCGTGGTGCGCGGCCGGTTCGTGCCGGATGCGACGGTCTATTTGGACAATCGGCTGTACAACGACCAGCCCGGCTTCTATGTCGTCACGCCGCTGAAGCTGGCGGCTGGCGGCTACGTGCTGGTCAACCGGGGCTGGCTGCCGCGCAACGCGCAGCAGCGCAGCGTGATCGCACCCTATCGTACGCCTTCCGGCGAGGTGACGATCGAGGGCGTGGCTCGGGCGGATGCGTCGCGCGCGTTCGAACTCGGGCGAGGGGGGGCGGCGCCGCACCAGTCGATCCGCCAGAACCTGGATGTGGGATCGTACGCAGCGGAGACCGGTTTGCCGCTGGAGCCGTTTGTGCTGCAACAGACCAATGACACGGCGGACGGGCTGGTGCGTGACTGGCCGGCACCGGACACCGGTGTCGAACGTAACTATGGCTATATGGTGCAGTGGTGGGGCATGGCGTTGGCGGCGCTTGCCTTTGGGCTGTATGCGGCGCGCCGCGCTGCGCGGGGCGGCAACGACGCTCAGGCATGA
- the cydP gene encoding cytochrome oxidase putative small subunit CydP encodes MFSHDVRHSTDINRADPAQRSGLLAAILHRPGLVRELTLVVMAKVAILLVFKYTLFSHPQAPHMELPPAQVAQALLSVPATHPPASGDHHDK; translated from the coding sequence ATGTTTAGCCATGACGTTCGCCATAGCACCGATATCAACCGTGCCGACCCTGCGCAGCGCTCCGGTCTGCTAGCCGCGATCCTGCACCGCCCTGGACTGGTTCGCGAGTTGACACTGGTTGTGATGGCCAAGGTCGCGATCTTGCTCGTCTTCAAGTACACGTTGTTCAGTCATCCCCAGGCACCGCACATGGAACTGCCGCCGGCCCAGGTCGCGCAAGCGCTGTTGTCGGTGCCCGCAACACATCCGCCCGCTTCAGGTGATCATCATGATAAGTAG
- a CDS encoding cytochrome ubiquinol oxidase subunit I — MISSEVVDLSRLQFAITALYHFLFVPLTLGLSWLLVIMEAVYVMTRKQIYKDMTQFWAKLFGINFAMGVVTGITLEFQFGTNWSYYSHYVGDIFGVPLAVEGLMAFFLESTFVGLMFFGWNRLSRVGHLIVTFLVALGSNLSALWILIANGWMNNPVGAEFNYETMRMELTSLAEVVFNPVAQVKFVHTVSAGYVTAAMFVLGVSSWYLLKKRDVDFALRSFAVAAGFGLASTLCVIVLGDESGYTTGEVQQAKLAAIESEWTTEPAPAAFTVFGLPNQDEQRTDYALRIPYALGLIATRSIDEPVIGLRDLISQNEQRIRNGIVAYGALQKMKQGDMSDATRTVFDTHKNNLGYGLLVKRYAPEVLNATDAQIAEAAKHSIPPVAPVFWSFRLMVGLGILFLVTFVLAFWFCATRSVAHESRRWFLRWCVWAIPLPWLAAEFGWIVAEMGRQPWTIAGVLPTFSSASSLAPSDLYWSIGGFVLFYTVLFIVEITLMFKYARLGPSSLHTGRYHHEQPQPHDDATAYETRQLSHAGQA; from the coding sequence ATGATAAGTAGCGAAGTCGTCGACCTTTCGCGGCTGCAGTTCGCCATTACTGCGCTGTACCACTTTCTTTTCGTCCCACTGACGCTGGGTCTGTCCTGGCTGTTGGTCATCATGGAAGCCGTCTATGTGATGACCCGCAAGCAGATCTACAAGGACATGACCCAGTTCTGGGCCAAGTTGTTTGGCATCAACTTTGCGATGGGCGTGGTGACCGGCATCACGCTGGAGTTCCAGTTCGGCACGAACTGGTCGTACTACTCGCACTACGTCGGCGATATTTTCGGCGTGCCGCTCGCGGTAGAAGGTCTGATGGCATTCTTCCTCGAATCGACGTTCGTTGGACTCATGTTCTTTGGCTGGAACCGGCTGTCGCGCGTCGGGCATCTGATCGTCACGTTCCTCGTCGCACTTGGCTCGAACCTGTCGGCGTTGTGGATCCTGATCGCCAACGGCTGGATGAACAATCCGGTCGGCGCTGAGTTCAATTACGAAACGATGCGCATGGAACTGACCAGCTTAGCTGAGGTGGTGTTCAATCCGGTCGCGCAGGTCAAGTTCGTCCATACTGTGTCGGCAGGCTACGTGACGGCAGCGATGTTCGTGCTCGGTGTATCCTCGTGGTACCTGTTGAAGAAGCGCGATGTTGACTTCGCATTGCGCTCGTTTGCCGTCGCGGCCGGTTTTGGGCTGGCCTCAACGCTGTGCGTGATCGTACTCGGCGACGAGTCGGGTTACACGACCGGCGAAGTTCAGCAAGCCAAGCTCGCCGCGATCGAATCGGAATGGACCACCGAGCCGGCACCGGCTGCATTCACCGTATTCGGATTGCCGAACCAGGACGAGCAGCGCACCGACTACGCGCTGCGCATACCCTACGCACTGGGACTAATCGCCACGCGCTCGATCGATGAGCCCGTGATCGGGCTGCGCGATCTGATCTCTCAGAACGAGCAGCGCATCCGTAACGGTATCGTCGCGTACGGAGCGCTGCAAAAGATGAAGCAGGGCGACATGTCCGATGCAACGCGCACGGTGTTTGACACCCACAAGAACAACCTCGGCTACGGGCTGCTCGTCAAGCGCTATGCACCGGAGGTGCTGAATGCGACTGACGCGCAAATCGCCGAGGCAGCCAAGCACTCGATTCCTCCCGTGGCACCGGTGTTCTGGTCATTCCGGCTGATGGTCGGTCTGGGCATCCTGTTCCTCGTGACATTTGTGCTCGCCTTCTGGTTCTGCGCCACGCGCAGCGTGGCGCATGAGAGCCGGCGCTGGTTCCTGCGCTGGTGCGTCTGGGCGATCCCGTTGCCGTGGCTCGCCGCCGAGTTTGGCTGGATCGTCGCCGAAATGGGCCGCCAGCCGTGGACGATCGCCGGTGTACTGCCGACGTTCTCGTCAGCCTCCAGCCTGGCGCCTTCAGACCTTTACTGGAGCATCGGCGGGTTTGTTTTGTTCTACACGGTGCTATTTATCGTCGAGATCACGCTGATGTTCAAGTATGCAAGACTCGGGCCGTCGTCGCTGCATACCGGCCGCTACCACCACGAGCAGCCGCAGCCGCATGACGACGCAACAGCTTACGAAACCCGACAGCTGTCTCACGCAGGGCAAGCCTGA
- a CDS encoding SCO family protein: MVTGGVPASHRGRRRTRWMLLLLAAVCAAPVVASYLMYYVFKPGGGSTSYGQLIQPQRPIPDHLIVRDETGHPMRLDSLKGKWLMLSVDPSACDDACAKKLYFMRQVRATQGAERERVLTVWLRTDDGAIPARVAGAYPDTPKLIVPPAQVAAWLPPDPDVAGDSIASHIYLVDPNGNLMMRFPRDPDPSRIKQDLTKLLKWSRIG; the protein is encoded by the coding sequence ATGGTCACCGGCGGCGTGCCCGCATCGCATCGTGGCAGGCGGCGTACGCGGTGGATGCTGCTGTTGCTGGCCGCGGTTTGTGCCGCGCCCGTCGTCGCATCGTACTTGATGTACTACGTATTCAAGCCCGGCGGTGGCTCGACTAGCTACGGCCAATTGATCCAGCCGCAACGGCCGATTCCGGATCATCTTATCGTGCGTGATGAAACGGGTCATCCGATGCGGCTCGATTCGCTGAAAGGGAAATGGCTGATGTTGTCGGTCGATCCGAGCGCCTGCGATGACGCGTGCGCGAAAAAGCTGTACTTCATGCGGCAGGTGCGGGCGACGCAGGGCGCCGAACGTGAGCGAGTCCTTACTGTATGGCTGCGCACCGACGACGGCGCGATACCGGCGCGCGTCGCTGGTGCGTACCCGGACACGCCCAAGCTGATCGTGCCGCCGGCGCAGGTCGCCGCGTGGCTGCCGCCCGATCCGGATGTGGCTGGCGATTCGATCGCCTCGCACATTTACTTGGTTGACCCGAACGGAAACTTGATGATGCGCTTTCCGCGCGATCCGGATCCGTCGCGGATCAAGCAGGACCTGACCAAGCTGCTCAAATGGTCGAGAATCGGCTGA